cggggggggggttcccagggatggggggggcggggggggtaaCCCCCATCCTGCCTCATCTCAGCTGTGCGCCCTCAGCCCAGCCTGCGCCCTCGGCCGCCAGCAGAACCCCGTCTTTTGGGGATACCGGAGCTTTTTGGGGATACCGGAGCTTTTTGGGGATGGGGAGAAGAGTCTTCAAGGGTGGGGGAAACcaccctgctccccagagccccccccgcgGCCTCGGGGCCGGCCCCAGCTGCGGTGCCCAGCCCCACGTGGCAGGTGCTGCGGCAGCAGGGACAGATGGTATTTGCGCTGCTTGGGCTGACACGCGGAAGAGATTAATCAGCTCAGCAAATCTCCAGCGCACCGTGAGATTTATAACTGCCCGCCCCAGCTGGGGCCCGGGGCTGCTCGCTGCGGGGCCCCCGGGGTCTCACATCGCTCCCCGTCCTTCCAGTGAATGTCCTGACCGCCGTGGCCCTGTCCCGCCTGGCCACGAGGACCAAAAAATCCTCGTACTGGTACCTGCTGGCTCTGACCACCTCCGACATCCTCAGCCAGGTCTTCATCATTTTTGTGGGCTTCATCCTGCAGACGGCCATCCTGGCCCGGGCGGTGCCCAGCGCCTTCATCCACACCGTCAACGTGCTGGAGTTCACGGCCAACCACGCCTCCATCTGGGTCACCGTCCTGCTGACCGTGGACCGTTACGTGGCCCTGTGCCACCCGCTGCGGTACCGCGCCGTCTCCTACCCCCGGCGCACCCGCAAGATCATCGCGGCCGTCTTCGCCGTGGCGCTGGCCACGGGGATCCCCTTCTACTGGTGGCTGGACATGTGGCGTGACGCCGACCCCCCCACCGCCCTGGACACGGTGCTCAAGTGGATTCACTGCGTCACCATCTACTTCTTGCCCTGCAGCATCTTCCTGGCCACCAACTCCATCATCATCCTCAAGCTGAAGCGGCGGAAGCGCTCGGGGGGCGGCCGACCCCGCCTGAGTAAGACCACGGCCCTTCTCTTGGCCGTCACCACCGTCTTCGTCGTGCTCTGGGCTCCCCGGACCATCGTCATGATCTGCCACCTCTACGTGGCCTCGGTCAAGAGGGACTGGCGCGTGCACTTGGCCTTGGACATCGCCAACATGGTGGCCATGCTCAACACCACCCTCAACTTCTTCCTCTACTGCTTTGTCAGCCAGACCTTCCGCCGCGCCGTGGGCGAGGTGCTCCGGGCCCACCCCCGGCACGGCCcccgccccagcaccccccgctGCCCAGTGGCCCTGAAGCCTC
The sequence above is drawn from the Athene noctua chromosome 18, bAthNoc1.hap1.1, whole genome shotgun sequence genome and encodes:
- the GPR142 gene encoding putative G-protein coupled receptor 142 isoform X1, which encodes MVPVPNGTAPVGAGEAARPELERSPCMVGIVPIVYYSVLLGLGLPVNVLTAVALSRLATRTKKSSYWYLLALTTSDILSQVFIIFVGFILQTAILARAVPSAFIHTVNVLEFTANHASIWVTVLLTVDRYVALCHPLRYRAVSYPRRTRKIIAAVFAVALATGIPFYWWLDMWRDADPPTALDTVLKWIHCVTIYFLPCSIFLATNSIIILKLKRRKRSGGGRPRLSKTTALLLAVTTVFVVLWAPRTIVMICHLYVASVKRDWRVHLALDIANMVAMLNTTLNFFLYCFVSQTFRRAVGEVLRAHPRHGPRPSTPRCPVALKPLELLDGTAL
- the GPR142 gene encoding putative G-protein coupled receptor 142 isoform X2, whose amino-acid sequence is MSLCHVQVPPGSPDTPRLPWQPVRGGTRWSRCPTARPRWGPARRRGRSWSGRPAWSASSPSCITASCWGWGCQTAILARAVPSAFIHTVNVLEFTANHASIWVTVLLTVDRYVALCHPLRYRAVSYPRRTRKIIAAVFAVALATGIPFYWWLDMWRDADPPTALDTVLKWIHCVTIYFLPCSIFLATNSIIILKLKRRKRSGGGRPRLSKTTALLLAVTTVFVVLWAPRTIVMICHLYVASVKRDWRVHLALDIANMVAMLNTTLNFFLYCFVSQTFRRAVGEVLRAHPRHGPRPSTPRCPVALKPLELLDGTAL